One Candidatus Binatia bacterium genomic region harbors:
- a CDS encoding CoA transferase has translation MALSGIRVLDLGGPSGRYLGRLLAGLGAEVLRPSTLIAATEASLGIAGRLYYESGKKEVREDEDFWLSGDEAPADILIEEGLDLEASQALAERWPRAIILHCTPFGASGPRQDWVGSDLVCASRAGMVFVNGHPGSAPLQPFGLQAYHAAGIWGVLASLLALSARRHTGRGDWIDLSVQAAAAAAVEHVTGLRRQGRAIPRRQGTLHWSRVFRGGPAEDGWILQTTAGDWQTLALWVHEESNQPELLEADLEEIDIRRERCDEIFDRLDQWAAHKSAGQIEQEGQLRRLTFAEIRKPERLADDPQLAARGFPGDRVGDLALPGPPLVFSRTPYRSKVASRAAAPWSSASCDLPAAGPCELPLAGCVVLDFTWVVAGPVTTRILADHGATVIKVEHLQSADFGTRRGGLTGNLNRGKQSLGLNMNLPRGQEIARRLAARADLVIDNFSARVMQNWGLDYPSLCQLRSDIIQVRLSGFGLSGPERDRVSYGPTLQAMAGLPHLMRHPDGPPAGWGYSWSDMVGGLMGAVGSLAALECRASTGMGQLVDVGQYGNLISLLGPGVCELLAGHPLAPPGNQSQEGAAWPHGVYRARDEARADGGAADRWLAIAILTDGHWDRFARILESDGLRWASADELRSLAGRLEAGSALGDRVAAWVASQLATAVEDRLQGAGIPAALVADADDLQSDEQLLARGYFPRIDTPEGETEIFDAIPFLAKRTSGAVRQPGPLRGEQGEMVLAEILQMSTEEIESLRAEGVMA, from the coding sequence ATGGCCCTCTCCGGAATTCGTGTGCTCGATTTGGGTGGACCGTCCGGGCGCTACCTGGGTCGGTTGCTGGCGGGTCTGGGCGCGGAGGTCCTGCGCCCCTCGACGCTGATCGCGGCTACGGAGGCCTCGTTGGGGATCGCGGGGCGGCTTTATTACGAAAGCGGCAAGAAGGAGGTTCGCGAGGATGAAGACTTCTGGCTCTCCGGGGACGAAGCTCCAGCAGATATTCTGATCGAGGAGGGGCTCGACCTCGAGGCTTCTCAAGCCCTGGCCGAGCGATGGCCGCGAGCCATCATTCTCCACTGCACCCCATTTGGTGCCTCGGGGCCGCGTCAGGATTGGGTGGGCTCCGATCTGGTCTGCGCTTCACGCGCGGGAATGGTTTTTGTGAATGGCCATCCGGGAAGCGCGCCCCTGCAGCCCTTCGGGCTTCAAGCCTACCACGCAGCCGGTATCTGGGGCGTCCTCGCGAGTCTCCTGGCGCTTTCTGCGCGCCGACACACGGGCCGCGGCGACTGGATCGACCTTTCGGTGCAGGCGGCTGCAGCCGCAGCCGTGGAGCATGTGACCGGATTGCGCCGGCAGGGTCGGGCTATTCCACGCCGGCAGGGGACCCTGCATTGGAGTCGCGTATTTCGCGGCGGACCCGCCGAGGATGGCTGGATTCTGCAGACAACCGCAGGCGATTGGCAAACTCTCGCGCTCTGGGTCCATGAAGAGTCCAATCAACCCGAGCTGCTTGAAGCCGATTTGGAAGAGATCGATATCCGCCGGGAGCGATGTGACGAAATCTTCGATCGCCTGGACCAATGGGCGGCGCATAAATCCGCCGGTCAAATTGAACAAGAGGGGCAGTTGCGTCGGTTGACCTTCGCGGAAATTCGCAAGCCCGAGCGTTTGGCGGATGATCCCCAGTTGGCGGCACGAGGATTCCCCGGGGATCGTGTCGGGGATCTGGCCTTGCCCGGCCCTCCGCTGGTTTTCTCCCGGACGCCCTACCGAAGCAAGGTTGCTTCGCGCGCGGCGGCACCCTGGTCGTCAGCTTCGTGCGATTTGCCGGCTGCGGGACCGTGCGAACTTCCGCTTGCCGGTTGCGTGGTTCTCGACTTCACGTGGGTGGTGGCGGGTCCGGTGACAACGCGCATTCTGGCCGATCATGGGGCGACGGTGATCAAGGTCGAACATTTACAGTCAGCGGATTTTGGGACTCGTCGAGGGGGTCTGACCGGCAACCTGAACCGTGGCAAGCAGAGCCTCGGGCTGAATATGAATTTGCCCCGGGGGCAGGAGATCGCCCGTCGTCTTGCGGCTCGAGCGGATTTGGTCATCGATAATTTCTCCGCGCGCGTGATGCAGAACTGGGGTCTGGATTATCCGTCTCTTTGTCAGTTGCGCTCGGATATCATTCAGGTCCGGCTATCCGGCTTCGGCTTGAGTGGACCGGAACGTGATCGTGTCAGTTACGGGCCTACCTTGCAGGCGATGGCGGGATTACCGCATTTGATGCGACACCCGGATGGTCCCCCCGCCGGTTGGGGCTATTCATGGTCGGATATGGTCGGTGGGCTGATGGGGGCTGTGGGAAGTCTGGCTGCACTCGAGTGCCGAGCTTCGACCGGAATGGGCCAATTGGTCGATGTCGGCCAGTACGGAAATTTGATCAGCTTGCTCGGCCCGGGGGTCTGTGAGCTGCTCGCCGGGCATCCGCTCGCCCCCCCGGGCAATCAAAGTCAGGAGGGTGCGGCCTGGCCGCATGGGGTCTACCGTGCCCGCGATGAGGCGCGCGCTGATGGTGGAGCCGCGGATCGTTGGCTTGCGATTGCCATTCTCACGGATGGGCATTGGGACCGGTTCGCGCGGATTCTGGAGAGCGACGGGCTTCGCTGGGCATCAGCCGACGAGCTACGGTCTCTGGCGGGGCGCCTTGAGGCGGGGTCCGCCCTCGGGGATCGCGTAGCTGCATGGGTCGCGTCGCAGCTGGCGACCGCGGTGGAAGACCGTTTGCAGGGAGCCGGTATCCCGGCGGCATTGGTTGCCGATGCCGATGATCTCCAGTCGGACGAGCAGCTCCTTGCAAGGGGCTATTTCCCGAGGATAGATACTCCCGAAGGAGAAACCGAGATCTTTGACGCGATTCCCTTTCTCGCAAAGCGGACCTCGGGCGCCGTGCGGCAGCCGGGCCCGTTGCGGGGGGAGCAGGGAGAGATGGTTCTCGCAGAAATTTTACAGATGAGCACCGAAGAGATCGAGAGCCTGCGTGCAGA